One Salvelinus sp. IW2-2015 unplaced genomic scaffold, ASM291031v2 Un_scaffold786, whole genome shotgun sequence genomic region harbors:
- the LOC112068904 gene encoding ATP-sensitive inward rectifier potassium channel 1-like, whose translation MMFGIRKRIQDHLVERRIRRTRLVTKHGQCNIEFGNVKCGNQFAFLVDFWTTFMEFRWRFVLFFFTVSFTLSWFIFGLLWFWIARSNGDLTWQNPSKGHKYCVENVFDLITAFLFSLETQTSIGYGIRVITPHCSGAVTLIITQFLIGSIINCFMCGIILAKITIPKKRAKTITFSQTAVICPKKDFLCLMIRVANLRKTLMIGSQIYGKLLRTTIKPNGETIIMDQVNIEFMVDAGKDNLFFVCPLTLYHVXDXXRPFFEMAVDTLHXHEFELVVFLDGTAETTSSACQVRTSFIPQDIMWGYXFLPIISRXKEGKYRVNFSNFSKVVPVATAHCSYCFHDMKGHHLHSINGIDNWKFEANDNLEQPDMTKL comes from the coding sequence ATGATGTTTGGCATCAGGAAGCGCATCCAGGACCACCTGGTGGAGCGAAGAATCCGCCGAACCCGGCTGGTGACCAAACATGGCCAATGCAACATTGAATTTGGTAACGTGAAATGCGGCAACCAGTTTGCCTTCCTCGTGGACTTCTGGACGACCTTTATGGAATTCCGCTGGCGCTTTGTCCTCTTCTTCTTCACCGTCTCGTTCACCCTGAGTTGGTTCATCTTCGGACTACTGTGGTTCTGGATCGCCCGGAGCAACGGGGACCTGACCTGGCAGAACCCCTCAAAAGGCCACAAGTACTGTGTGGAAAACGTTTTCGATCTCATTACAGCATTCCTCTTCTCCCTGGAGACCCAGACCAGCATCGGGTATGGTATACGCGTCATCACCCCTCACTGTTCTGGTGCTGTAACCCTCATCATTACCCAGTTTCTCATAGGTTCCATCATCAACTGTTTCATGTGTGGAATCATCCTGGCCAAGATCACCATCCCTAAGAAAAGGGCCAAGACCATCACATTCAGTCAGACAGCTGTCATCTGTCCTAAGAAGGACTTCCTTTGCCTCATGATAAGAGTGGCCAACTTACGCAAGACCCTGATGATCGGGAGCCAAATCTATGGCAAGTTGTTGAGGACAACCATCAAACCCAATGGGGAGACAATCATCATGGACCAGGTGAACATTGAGTTCATGGTGGACGCTGGGAAGGACAACCTCTTCTTTGTGTGCCCACTCACACTCTACCATGTGATRGACAAMYCTAGRCCTTTCTTTGAGATGGCAGTGGACACWCTRCATAKGCAYGAGTTTGAGCTGGTGGTSTTTCTGGACGGCACAGCCGAGACCACCAGCTCAGCCTGCCAGGTCAGGACRTCCTTCATCCCTCAGGAYATCATGTGGGGTTACAYCTTCCTGCCKATCATCTCCCGCAYRAAAGAGGGCAAGTACAGAGTGAACTTCTCCAACTTCTCCAAGGTGGTGCCCGTGGCCACTGCACATTGTTCCTACTGTTTCCACGACATGAAGGGACACCACCTCCACTCCATTAACGGAATCGACAACTGGAAATTTGAAGCAAATGATAACTTAGAACAACCTGATATGACCAAGttgtga